In Parabacteroides timonensis, the genomic stretch CTCAAGCCATGTTGTCGCGCGTATATTTATATATGAGCGGTACTTATTCAAATCCTAACACACAATATGCAGACTCGGCTGTTTACTATGCTACGCAAGTAATCAACTCCGGTGTTTATCAGTTGTTACCACATAACGAGTTTATGAACTACAACACCTATACACCGGAAAACAATAAAGAGTCTATCTTCGTTGTAAAACGGGTAGCTTCCGAATTCTCTGGCTTCGACCATTATTACGGCATCGGTGGTATGTATGCCAACATCGGCGGTATGGGTTGGGGCGAAATGTTCGCCAGTGCCAAATATATTGACTTGCTGAACGAAACAGGCCGCAACGACTGGCGTCCTGACCGGAAGAAGATTGTAGATGCACGTGCAAACTTCATTGAGCCACAGTATGTGGTTGATGATAACGGCAAATACACAGAAGTTTTCCGCTTTATCAAGAAAGTATACAACGCAAGTGGTGAACACACAAACTTCAACTACGTGCAAGCAACCTTAAACAAGAACGGCAACCAATACAGCTGTACGGAAGTTGTTGAAGGAGAAGAAAAAACTTATCCGATGACTGTAGTAGACGAAGCACAGCAAATCTACTCGATATCTTATTCTGACGGAGAAACCTACACAGGTGTTATCGACTATCAGATGTCATTAAACCGTGTTTATCCGGAGTTTTATATCACAAAATGTTCGCGCGAAGGTGAAGACTCACATCTTCATTCTCCAATCATCTCCCGTTTGGGCGAAATCTATCTTAACCGTGCGGAGGCATATGCTAAGCTAGGACGTTACAGTGAAGCATTAGCCGATCTGAACACTATCCGCGAGCGTTCTATCCCCGGTGCCGGTTATTCATCTCTGGATGCAAACAATGCCTCCACGTTGATTGACAAAGAGCGTCAACTTGAATTGGCTTATCAGGCCGAACGCAGCTTTGATGTATTCCGCAACGGCGATACATTGTACCGCCGTTATCCCGGTCCTCACGAAGCAACGAAAGATATACCGGCTACCGACTACCGCGTTACGTTCTATATCTCGCAGGATGCCATTAACTCCTACCCAAGTGGTAGCACGTTGACACAAAATCCGACAGACAATAGTGGAGTTATTTTAAATTAATCAACAAAAGAGAGTATGCCAATATGTGACATACTCTCTTTTGTTATTTTTATGTTTCTATTAAGTCAAACGATTAAAATCATGAATAAATTATATTACATTTTTTTCACTCTATTACTGACACTGTTCGCTTGTGATAATACGGTTATTATAGATCCTGAACCTGATCTTACGACTCGCTCATCTGTTAATTCGTTTTCTCTTTTTAAGGATATAAAGACATATACACTTTCTAATGGCGATAATTCAATTTCCGGACAAATATATTGTACAGAAGAGGCTGAATATACTTTTATCTTTGCATTTGAAGGAACAAACGGATGCCATTATCAAGCAGGTATAGGAACCAATGTTCGAATTTATCCAAATAACGGAGGTTCTTTTCGTACCATCGCTACAGTACTTAAGCCTGGTGTTCACAACTGTTTCGTAGATATAAAGTTTACCGAGTCAGACCAACAAGGTTATGGAAGATTAGCCATAACCAAAATCAATAATGTTCCTTTAAATATGGCATATGAAGGAAGTGTTGACTTAGTTGCCTCCGGAAGCAGTAACCGAACACCAGATATCGGAACAATACCGGAACATTGGAGATGTTCAACTTGTGGGCTATTGAATTCTTGGATTCCTAAATGTGCCGCCTGCGGAGCAGAAAACAAAGAATATAAAAATTAATCAGAAAGATTATCGATCGAGAAAATCACCTTTCAAAGCAAAGTGATTACATCTCAACAAATTACGCTGAAGCTCCGTGTTTTGAATAAATGATATTCTTATATGGAACTTCAGCGTAACTATTTGGATTCAACAAAAGTTTTTCAAAATAAATCCTTCATTCCTTCAGCAATATAACTAAACAACTGATAATACAAAATTTACCACTGAAGGATTTATAAACAACATGAAGGAAACGGTTCTACTTTTAGAATAATGCTTCATATTCATACCTAATATCAACATCTGTTTTTAGTTCACTCCTTCAAGCAAAAGTAAGTCAGGGACAGTAGATAATAACAGGATAGATAACGACTTCTTATTATGAAAGTTAGCATCTCTTTCTTGTTTGTCAGTCATCGAACGCTTGTTTCACAGTTATCGAATAAGCGTTTGACAACTGACAAACAAGCGTTCGATAGCTGACAAAAAGAAAAGAAGATAGGATTATTGAACTAAAAGGTCAGTATTCATGCGTTAGGATACTCAAATTAGACTAAAACTGAACCACTGATGCCAATTATTTCTTAAACACCAAATAGACAGCTGCAACCAACAACAAACAAGCCAGTGCATGATTCCATTTGAAGGATTCTCCCTTAAAAGCGATCGTGCTGAAAGCGATGAAGACCACTAAAGTAATAACCTCCTGTATCACTTTTAATTGTATCAGGTTGAACGGCCCCCCATTCTCACGGAATCCCATCCGGTTGGCGGGAACTTGAAAACAATATTCAAAGAAAGCAATCCCCCAGCTAAACAAGATAACACCGATCAACGGTAAACTCTCAAACCAACTGAACTGTTGTTTCATCTTCAGATGACCGTACCATGCCAATGTCATAAAGACATTCGATACGACTAATAACAGAATTGCATAAAATCCCTGCATAATT encodes the following:
- a CDS encoding DMT family protein; translated protein: MQGFYAILLLVVSNVFMTLAWYGHLKMKQQFSWFESLPLIGVILFSWGIAFFEYCFQVPANRMGFRENGGPFNLIQLKVIQEVITLVVFIAFSTIAFKGESFKWNHALACLLLVAAVYLVFKK
- a CDS encoding RagB/SusD family nutrient uptake outer membrane protein; this translates as MKTNIKKFFLATVCIGTLLTSCDIERLPNGSMAAEDITSDPNKALDGLVRGAYAQLKTWSDPMHRLGEYAGDNMMIRGSSTDAFYEFISFSRTAENYRLDAFWNSGYKAIAQTSNIIKMIEEGQSEDIDNKLGECYYIRGMMYFYLTRAYSRPYYQAPNKNLGVPIVNGTPDDLENLQLPDRSTVEESYAQAIADLRKAESMLTINEGPAYASIGAAQAMLSRVYLYMSGTYSNPNTQYADSAVYYATQVINSGVYQLLPHNEFMNYNTYTPENNKESIFVVKRVASEFSGFDHYYGIGGMYANIGGMGWGEMFASAKYIDLLNETGRNDWRPDRKKIVDARANFIEPQYVVDDNGKYTEVFRFIKKVYNASGEHTNFNYVQATLNKNGNQYSCTEVVEGEEKTYPMTVVDEAQQIYSISYSDGETYTGVIDYQMSLNRVYPEFYITKCSREGEDSHLHSPIISRLGEIYLNRAEAYAKLGRYSEALADLNTIRERSIPGAGYSSLDANNASTLIDKERQLELAYQAERSFDVFRNGDTLYRRYPGPHEATKDIPATDYRVTFYISQDAINSYPSGSTLTQNPTDNSGVILN
- a CDS encoding zinc finger Ran-binding domain-containing protein; amino-acid sequence: MNKLYYIFFTLLLTLFACDNTVIIDPEPDLTTRSSVNSFSLFKDIKTYTLSNGDNSISGQIYCTEEAEYTFIFAFEGTNGCHYQAGIGTNVRIYPNNGGSFRTIATVLKPGVHNCFVDIKFTESDQQGYGRLAITKINNVPLNMAYEGSVDLVASGSSNRTPDIGTIPEHWRCSTCGLLNSWIPKCAACGAENKEYKN